The window TTGGGCACCAGTGCCAGAGGTGGGCATCTACTACTGAGAGGAGCAATGGGAAAGAGGAGGACATAGCTAGTTTACTAGAGGGGGCAGAGGTGGACAGAGAAGATGTGGTGAAGAAGCGCCAGCCCTCCAGGTCGCCCTCACAGAGTACGGTGGTCCTGTTCCCGGGGCAGGGCAGCCAGCAGGTGGGCATGGCCAGCGGGCTCTTAAAGTACCCCAATGTCCAAGCCATGTTCCTGACCGCCCACAAGGTGCTGGGCTACGACCTGCTGGACCTGTGCCTCAGGGGCCCGGCGGACATGCTGAATAAGACCGTGCACTGCCAGCCGGCCGTCTTCATCACCTCCCTGGCCGCTGCTGAGAAACTCGCTCAAGAAGACCCTGATGTAAGTCATCTCACCCTCGAAACCCTAGGTGTCCAATTTGTGACCCTCTGAcggtggccaaactacaactcccagcatgccgtcggctgtccaggcgtgctgggagttgtagttttccaaccgcTGGAGAGCCGCAAGTTGCCACGTAGCCTCCAAGCTGATTTTCGAACTAGTGTTTAAACGTcaactcagcatgctgggagttgtagtactggctgtccaggcatgctgggagttgtaggactggctgtccaggcatgctgggagttgtaggactggctgtccaggcatgctgggagttgtaggactggctgtccaggcatgctgggagttgtaggactggctgtccaggcatgctgggagttgtaggactggttgtccaggcatgctgggagttgtaggactggctgtccaggcatgctgggagttgtaggactggctgtccaggcatgctgggagttgtaggactggctgtccaggcatgctgggagttgcagttctaaACAGTGTTTGGGGCCACAGGTTGGCACCTACATTCTAagccaatatttcccaaccagggtgcctccagctgtttccgtaccagggtgcctccagctgttgcaaaactacaattcccagcatgcccagacagcctttggctgcctgggcatgctgggagttgtagttttgcaacagctggaggaaccctggtacggaaacactgttctaagctAAGAATCTCTGACCtaggatttaaaaaaatcaactCAGCTTGCTGAGAGCTGTAGATCTGGTTatccaggcgtgctgggagttgtagtctttcaacCACTGGAGAGCCGCAAGTTGCCACGTAGGCTCCGAGCTGATTATTTTCGAACTAGTGTTTAAATGTcaactcagcatgctgggagttgtagtactggttgtccaggcatgctgggagttgtagtactggcaCTGTTTTAAGCTAAGGATCTCTGacctagggaaaaaaaaaacatcaacttgTAGATCTggttatccaggcatgctgggagttgtagtcttttaACTGCCAGATAGCTGTAGGTTGGACACCTACAGCATGCTGAGTTGATGCTCTCTGACCTAGAGTGAAAACTTcaactcagcatgctgggagttgtagtattggctgtccagtcatgctgggagttgtaggactggctttcctggcatgctgggagttgtagtattggctgtccagtcatgctgggagttgtaggactggctttcctggcatgctgggagttgtaggactggctttcccggcatgctgggagttgtaggactggctgtccaggcatgctgggagttggagtactggctgtccagggatgctgggagttggagtactggctgttcaggcatgctgggagttgtagtactggcaCTGTTTTAAGCTAAGGATCTCTGACCTAGGGAAAAAAAAACCATCAACTTGTAGATCTggttatccaggcatgctgggagttgtagtcttttaACTGCCAGATAGCTGTAGGTTGGACACCTACAGCATGCTGAGTTGATGCTCTCTGACCTAGAGTGAAAACTTcaactcagcatgctgggagttgtagtattggctgtccagtcatgctgggagttgtaggactggctttcctggcatgctgggagttgtagtattggctgtccagtcatgctgggagttgtaggactggctttcctggcatgctgggagttgtaggactggctttcctggcatgctgggagttgtagtattggctgtccagtcatgctgggagttgtaggactggctttcccggcatgctgggagttgtaggactggctttcccggcatgctgggagttgtaggactggctgtccaggcatgctgggagttggagtactggctgtccagggatgctgggagttggagtactggctgttcaggcatgctgggagttgtagttttgcaacagctgaagggccgcAGGTTGGCACCTAGGCTGTAAGCTGATGATCTCCAAACTAGGGTGAAAGCTTCAactcagcatgctaggagttgtaatttgggtgggcatgctggttgttgtagttttgcaacacctggagggccacaggttgataACTCTGCTCTCAGCTGATGATCTCTGACCTAGGGTGAAAAATGTCAACTCAGAATGCTGAGTTGCTttacgggcatgctggaagttgtagtttttcaacagctggagggccacaggctgGACACACAGGTTctaagttagtgtttcccaaccaggttgcatccagctgttgcaaaactacaactcccagcatgcccagccagcctttGACTCTTCCAGCTGAGAGCTCTGACCCCCACCTTCCGAGACATGTCCAAGATCTACAAAaaagggtcacatctgggggCGATCCATTTATTATCATACATATAGGGCTTACACAGCAGGTGCTCTGTTATTCGTATATTTTCGTACATTTTTGACACGTGTGATGCCTATAAGTCGGTGACCGATTATCATTGTCCTCGTCTTCCTCCAGGCCGTGGAGAATTGCGTAGTGACGGCTGGATTCAGCGTGGGGGAATTTGCTGCGCTCGTCTTTGCTGGCGCTTTGGATTTTACAGAAGGTGAGAAGATTTGCTATACAAAGTGGGCGCATAAGCGTTGATTACTCTGGCCGCCCCCTtattcagggctggtgcaaggatttttgccaccctaggtaaAAGCTAACTTTGCCGCCCCTTTATCCTACCCATtggcacgccccaccttactacgtgggtgacacactgtaacaaatttcctcctcatgtaatctccttactactggggtgacacactgtaacaaacctcctcctcatgtaattaccttactactggggagacacactgtaacaaacctcctcctcatgtaatcaccttactactggggtgaaacactgtaacaaacctccttctcatgtaattaccttactactggggtgacacactgtaacaaacctcctcttcatgtaatcatcttactactggggtgaaacactgtaacaaacctccttctcatgtaattaccttactactggggtgacacactgtaacaaacctcctcttcatgtaatcatcttactactggggtgacacactgtaacaaacctcctcctcactactggggtgacacactgtaacaaacctcctcctcatgtaatctccttactactggggtgacacactgtaacaaacctcctcctcatgtaatctccttactactggggtgacactcggTTGTGTGATTGGGTTTAGTGTGCGCAGAGAGACAGTGAGCAGTAACTGTGCCCCCATCAAATGGGCGGCTGCCTCATTTGCCTATAAGTGGAGTCGGtatgaggtgcagaactgcgtccTAGGCAGTTCTGCGTTGGACCCTCCCTTCAGCTGTCCGGAGATTTCCGAACATACAGCGAGGGGAGGTAAAGGCAGAGCaactctgcacctccctcagccccgtacATGGTTCCCTCCTCGCACCAgagggacgtagattttcacagcatCCAGGAGCGGGCCTGTGAAAAATCTACGTCCAGGAGCGCTCGCCCCGTGGAAATTTTCTACGTCCATGAGCGCGCGCCCCCGTGGAAAATCTTCGTCCCTCCTCTCTTCCTGAGGGAGGTGCCAGGAGGGAACTGTGTACGGTgctgagggaggtgcagagttGCGTCCTGCCCAGCTCTGCCTTTCCCCTCGCTGTATGTTTCGGAAATCTCCAGACATCTGAGGGGAAGGGCGAACGCAGAACTGCACAGGACGCagtcctgcacctcacactggcCCTGCCCATATTCAAGGTCCAGATGGGAGTCCCCGTGGGCGAAAAATAATATTTTGCAATGGTAGCTTCAGTAATAAAATCCGATTTAAGTCTTCACATTTGGagtgttcctttattgcagcgcTCTATGCTGTGAAAATCCGGGCGGAGGCCATGCAGAGGGCATCTGACGCTGTACCCAGTGGAATGCTTTCTGTGGTCGGGACATCGAAGACTAAGTATCACCTGGCCTGCGCTGAGGCTGAGGAACACTGCAAGACGTTGGGTATAGCAGAGCCGGTGTGCAGGGTCGCCAATATCCTGTTCCCGAATGGCAGAGTCATTGCAGGACATATGGAggtgaggagatatatatatatatgtgtgtgtgtgtatatatgtgtatgtgtgtgtatatatgtgtatgtgtgtgtatatatgtgtatgtgtgtgtatatatgtgtatgtgtgtgtatatatgtgtatgtatatatgtgtatgtgtgtgtatatatgtgtatgtgtgtgtatatatgtgtatgtgtgtgtatatatgtgtatgtgtgtgtatatatgtgtatgtgtgtgtatatatgtgtatgtgtgtgtatatatgtgtatgtgtgtgtatatatgtgtatgtgtgtgtatatatgtgtgtgtgtgtgtgtgtgtgtgtgtatgtgtgtgtgtgtgtgtgtatgtatgtgtgtgtatatatgtgtgtgtatatatgtgtatgtgtgtgtatatatatatatatatatatatatatacggtatatgtgtgtgtgtgtgtgtgtgtgtatatatatatatatgtgtgtgtatatgtatatatatatatgtgtgtgtgtatatgtatatatatatatatatatgtgtgtgtgtgtgtatatatgtgtgtgtgtgtatatgtgtgtgtatatatatatatatatatgtgtgtgtgtatatgtgtatatatatatgtgtgtatgtatatatatatatatatatatatatatatgtgtgtatatgtatatatatatgtgtgtgtgtatatgtgtatatatatatatatatatatgtgtgtgtgtgtatatatatatatatgtgtgtgtgtgtatatatatatatgtgtgtgtgtgtatatgtgtatatgtgtgtgtgtgtgtgtatatgtgtatatatatatgtgtgtgtgtgtgtgtgtatatgtgtatatatatatgtgtgtgtgtgtatatgtgtatatatatatgtgtgtgtgtgtgtgtatatgtatatatatatatgtgtgtgtgtgtatatgtatatatatatgtgtgtgtgtgtgtgtgtatatgtatatatatatatatgtgtgtgtgtgtgtgtgtgtgtatatgtatatatatatatatgtgtgtgtgtgtgtgtgtgtgtatatgtatatatatatatatatatatgtgtgtgtgtgtgtatatgtatatatatatgtgtgtgtgtgtttgtgtatatatatatatatatatatatatacatatatatatatatatatatacatacatacatacatacataccatgatctactgcagtgtttcccaaccggggtgcctccagttgtttcaaaactacaattcccagcatgcccggacagccaaaggctgtccgggcatgctgggaattttagttttggaacagctggaggcacaccagttgggaaacactgatttacttATGTGATCTTTGGTTCTAGAAGTAAGGAAGGGAGCGGTAGAGGGGGAGATAAGCTACAATAGG is drawn from Hyla sarda isolate aHylSar1 chromosome 4, aHylSar1.hap1, whole genome shotgun sequence and contains these coding sequences:
- the MCAT gene encoding malonyl-CoA-acyl carrier protein transacylase, mitochondrial isoform X2; amino-acid sequence: MGGSSLLRWCAYRRVLYIGHQCQRWASTTERSNGKEEDIASLLEGAEVDREDVVKKRQPSRSPSQSTVVLFPGQGSQQVGMASGLLKYPNVQAMFLTAHKVLGYDLLDLCLRGPADMLNKTVHCQPAVFITSLAAAEKLAQEDPDAVENCVVTAGFSVGEFAALVFAGALDFTEALYAVKIRAEAMQRASDAVPSGMLSVVGTSKTKYHLACAEAEEHCKTLGIAEPVCRVANILFPNGRVIAGHMEAVQFLQNNSKKFSLARTKLLPVSGAFHTPLMESAVEPLRNVLKTLNFKQPLIEETDGGEKRMARIPSLTCTKRPAVQPLREAVLKCLHVK
- the MCAT gene encoding malonyl-CoA-acyl carrier protein transacylase, mitochondrial isoform X1 codes for the protein MGGSSLLRWCAYRRVLYIGHQCQRWASTTERSNGKEEDIASLLEGAEVDREDVVKKRQPSRSPSQSTVVLFPGQGSQQVGMASGLLKYPNVQAMFLTAHKVLGYDLLDLCLRGPADMLNKTVHCQPAVFITSLAAAEKLAQEDPDAVENCVVTAGFSVGEFAALVFAGALDFTEALYAVKIRAEAMQRASDAVPSGMLSVVGTSKTKYHLACAEAEEHCKTLGIAEPVCRVANILFPNGRVIAGHMEAVQFLQNNSKKFSLARTKLLPVSGAFHTPLMESAVEPLRNVLKTLNFKQPLVNVYCNVDGKRYRHASAIEDLLAKQLVSPVKWEQTMHAIYERKQGISFPRTYEMGPGIQLGTILRICNLKAWRAYKNIDVFESA